Genomic DNA from Shewanella woodyi ATCC 51908:
ACATAGCTTGGCGATGACTGCTGTTACGGTTCAGTTGACGACCACTCTTACGATGGCGCATGACTAATCCTTATTACCTAATTCTGTACAGATCTGGACTTAAAGGTCGTCTGCTAAACTAGCTGGAGGCCAGTTTTCAAGACGCATACCTAACGACAGTCCGCGAGACGCTAAAACATCCTTAATTTCAGTAAGAGACTTCTTACCTAGGTTAGGAGTCTTAAGCAACTCAACTTCAGTACGTTGTACCAGATCACCGATATAATGAATCGCTTCAGCCTTCAAACAGTTAGCTGAACGTACAGTTAGCTCTAAATCGTCGACAGGACGTAGCAAAATCGGATCGAACTCCGGCTTCTCTTCTTTCAACTCTGGCTCAGTAACATCACGAAGCTCAACAAACGCATCTAGCTGTTCAGCTAAAATGGTTGCACTGCGACGGATAGCTTCCTCAGGATCGATAGTACCGTTTGTGGTCATATCAATAACGAGTTTATCTAAGTCAGTACGCTGTTCAACACGTGCAGCTTCTACATTGTAGGCTATACGTGCTACTGGCGAGAATGAAGAATCCACCAACAAGCGGCCGATAGGGCGTTCGTCGTCTTCAGTTTGTGCACGGGCTGATGCCGGTACATAACCACGACCACGCTCTACACGGATACGCATGCTGACATCATTATTACCTGTCAAATGACAGATAACATGGTCAGGATTCATGATGGTAACATCACCATCATGCGTGATATCTGCTGCAGTAACAGGGCCTGCGCCTGACTTACTTAACGTAAGCATAGCTTCGTCTTTTCCTTCGACCACTACTGCTAAACCTTTAAGGTTTAGTAGGATCTCAAGAACATCCTCTTGAACGCCTTCCTTGCTACTGTATTCATGCAGTACACCATCGATCTCTACTTCGGTTACCGCGCAGCCTGGCATTGACGACAATAGGATACGACGCAACGCGTTACCTAAAGTGTGACCGAAACCACGTTCTAGCGGCTCAAGTGTAACTTTGGCACGTGTTGGATTAACCTGCTCGATATCAACGAGACGCGGTCTAAGAAATTCTGTAACAGAACCCTGCATTGTGTCCTCTCTTTTGTATTAACTTTACTTAGAGTAAAGTTCGACGATGAGCTGTTCGTTAATTTCCGCAGATAAATCACTACGCTCTGGTAGACGCTTGAAAGCACCTTCCATCTTAGTGTTATCAACTTCAACCCATGTTGGCTTTTCGCGTTGAGAAGAAACTTCCAAAGCAGCAATAATACGTGCTTGCTTCTTAGACTTCTCACGAATGCTAATTACATCATTCGCAGACACTTTGAATGATGGAATGTTAACAACGCTGCCGTTTACCATAATAGACTTATGGCTTACTAGCTGACGTGCTTCTGCACGTGTAGCACCGAAGCCCATACGGTATACAACGTTATCAAGACGGGTTTCTAAAAGAGTAAGTAGGTTCTCACCAGTGTTACCTTTAGTACGTGCAGCGTCTTTGTAGTAGTTACGGAATTGCTTTTCTAGCACACCGTAAGTACGACGAACTTTTTGCTTCTCGCGTAGCTGAACACCATACTCAGACAGACGGGTCTTACGAGCGCCGTGTTGTCCAGGTGCAGTTTCAAGCTTACACTTCGAATCGATTGCTCTCACGCCGCTTTTTAGGAAAAGGTCTGTACCTTCTCTGCGGCTGAGCTTGAGCTTTGGACCCAAGTATCTTGCCATGTTCTTTCTCCAACTATCCTATTTAAAAACGACGAGTTATACGCGACGCTTCTTAGGAGGACGACAACCATTATGAGGGATAGGCGTCACATCGGTAATGTTAGTTATCTTATAACCAACCGAGTTTAGTGCACGAATCGCAGATTCGCGCCCTGGACCTGGACCCTTTACAAAAACTTCAAGGTTTTTAACACCGTAATCCTGAGCAGCAACACCTGCACGCTCAGCAGCAACCTGTGCAGCAAAAGGAGTAGATTTACGTGAACCACGGAAACCTGAACCACCAGAAGTTGCCCAAGATAGTGCATTACCTTGACGATCAGTAATGGTAATAATTGTGTTGTTGAAAGAAGCATGGATATGAGCCATGCCATCAGCAACCTGTTTACGTACACGCTTACGCGGAGAACGTGACGGACTTTTAGCCATATTGGATTACCCCGTTACTTTCTAATTGGTTTACGTGGACCTTTACGCGTACGCGCATTGGTCTTTGTACGTTGCCCACGAAGAGGCAGGCTACGACGGTGACGTATTCCACGGTAACAACCAAGGTCCATAAGACGTTTGATGTTCATGGAAACTTCACGACGCAAATCACCTTCTACAGTGTATTCGGCAACTGCTTCGCGTAGTGTATCAATTTGAGCTTCGCTCAATTCCTTGATCTTAGCGTCTTCAGCAACAGAAGTAGCCGCGCAGATTGCTCTAGCACGAGTACGGCCGATGCCGAAAATACCAGTCAATGCAATGACGGTATGCTTATGATCAGGAATGTTAATGCCAGCGATACGGGCCACTATGCACTCCTAAATAGTTAATGGTTATCTGTGAAAAGCCCGGTAGGATACTCGACAGATAACGGTTTTGCAAATAAAATTTTGTTCAGCCCGAACAGGGCTGAACAAATGTTGTTAGCCTTGACGCTGTTTGTGTTTAGGTTCAACACAAATCACGCGTACAACGCCACTACGTTTGATGATCTTGCAATTACGGCAGATCTTCTTCACGGAAGCTCGAACTTTCATTTCATCACTCCGAGAAAACTTTCTTAGCGACCAAAGCGATCTAAATTCGCTTTGTTAACTAGGTTAGCTTTCTTCATTACAGATTCATATTGATGAGACATCATATGGGTCTGAACTTGAGCCATGAAGTCCATGATTACGACTACCATAATAAGTAGTGAAGTACCGCCAAAATAGAACTGTACTTTCCACGTAATTAACATGAACTCCGGAATTAAACAGATAAAGGTAATGTACAATGCGCCAGCTAATGTCAAGCGAGTCATAACTTTATCAATGTAACGCGAAGTCTGTTCTCCAGGACGGATCCCGGGAATAAACGCACCACTCTTCTTCAAGTTATCTGCTGTCTCACGCGGGTTGAACACCAACGCAGTATAGAAGAAACAGAAGAAGATGATTGCTGACGCATACAATAATGAGTAGAGCGGCTGTCCTGGTGACACAGCAAGTGAAAAATCACTTAACCATGATAAGGACTCATTTTGACCAAACCACTGAGCCAGTGTGCCTGGGAACAAAATGATGCTCGACGCAAAAATTGGTGGTATTACGCCTGCCATGTTTATCTTCAGAGGTAGATGTGTACTCTGCGCTGCAAACACCTTACGGCCCTGCTGACGCTTAGCATAGTTAACGACGATACGACGCTGACCACGTTCCACAAATACAACGAAATAAGTTACGGCAAATACAATAACAGCAATCAACAACAATACGAGTACGTTCAAGTCACCTTGACGCGCCTGCTCAGCCGTTTGGCCGATAGCAGATGGTAGGCCAGCAACAATACCTGCGAAAATTAATATCGAGATACCGTTTCCTATGCCTCGTTCGGTGATCTGCTCACCTAGCCACATAAGGAACATAGTTCCTGTCACTAGACTCACAACAGCAACAAAGTAAAAACCAAATCCAAGATTTACTACTAAACCTGGAACTAAGTTTGGTAAACCTGTTGCGATACCGACTGCCTGGAATGTACCCAGGACCAATGTGCCATATCGTGTATATTGACTGATCTTCTTACGACCAGATTCGCCTTCCTTTTTCAGTTCGGCTAATGCTGGGTGTACCACAGTCAATAGTTGCATGATAATCGACGCCGAAATATACGGCATGATACCTAATGCAAAGATAGAAGCACGTTCAAGGGCACCACCAGAGAACATGTTAAACATGCCTAGGATGGTCCCCTTCTGCTGATTGAACAGCTCTGCTAATACAGCAGCGTCAATACCAGGAATTGGTACAAACGAACCGGCTCTAAAGACGATAATTGCACCAATCACGAACAGGAGGCGAGTCTTCAGTTCTGAAAATCCACCTTTCGCGCTTTTTAAATCAAGTCCTGGTTTTGCCATCGACGTATTATTCCTCGATCTTTCCGCCGGCAGCTTCAATAGCTGCACGTGCACCTTTGGTTACCTTAAGACCTTTTACGGTCACTGGGCGCTCAATGGTACCTGAAAGAACGATTTTAGCAAACTGTATGTTGCGAGTAACAAGATTCGCATCTTTCAGTGTACTCAAATCGACAACATCACCGTTAACTTTAGCTAGTTCACTAATACGAACTTCGGCTGAAACCATCGCTTTACGCGAGGTAAAACCAAACTTAGGCAAACGAATCTTAAGTGGCATTTGACCACCCTCGAAACCGATGCGAACACCGCCGCCTGAACGAGACTTCTGACCTTTGTGACCGCGGCCACAAGTTTTACCAGTGCCTGAACCGATACCGCGACCTACACGCTTAGCAGCTGACTTAGAGCCTGCTGCTGGAGATAGAGTATTTAAACGCATTATTAATCCTCCACCTTAACCATGTAGTAAACCTTGTTAATCATACCGCGAACAGAAGGAGTATCTTCAACTTCGACAGTGTGATTAATACGGCGTAGACCTAGACCTAATAGAGACGCACGGTGCTTTGGTAAGCGGCCGATAGAACTTTTAGTCTGAGTTACTTTAATTGTTTTAGTAGCCATGGTGCATTAACCTCGAATTTCATCAACATTCAGGCCACGCTTAGCTGCGATTTGTGATGGTGACTTCATGTGCACCAACGCATCGACAGTTGCGCGAACGATGTTGATCGGGTTAGTAGAACCGTATGCTTTCGACAGAACGTTATGAACGCCTGCTACTTCCAATACGGCACGCATTGCGCCACCGGCAATAATACCGGTACCGTCTGATGCTGGCTGCATGTATACACGCGAACCAGTGTGACGGCCCTTTACAGGGTGGTGCAGAGTACCATTGTTCAATTCAACAGAAACGATGTTACGGCGAGCCTTTTCCATCGCTTTCTGAATTGCTGCAGGTACTTCACGCGCTTTACCATAGCCAAAGCCAACTTTACCATTACCATCACCGACTACAGTTAGTGCAGTGAAGCTAAAGATACGTCCGCCTTTAACTACTTTAGAAACACGATTTACTGCAACTAATTTCTCTTGCAGATCGTCTTTTTGCTGTTGAGCTTCAAATTTAGCCATTTTTCATCATTCCTTAGAACTTGAGGCCAGCTTCACGAGCGGCGTCTGCTAGAGCAGCAACACGGCCGTGATACTTGAAACCGGAACGATCGAATGCAACTACAGTTACGCCTTTTTCGATAGCACGCTCAGCAACGGTTTTACCCACTACTTTAGCTGCATCAACGTTACCTGTGTACTTTAGCTGCTCTGTTACCGCTTTCTCAGCAGTAGAAGCTGACGCCAAAACCTGTGAATCAGGGCTAATTACCTGAGCATAGGTGTGACGTGGTGTACGATGTACAACCAGACGGTTAACGCCCAGCTCTTGGATCTTCTTACGACCGCGTAGTGCGCGACGCAAGCGAGATGTTTTCTTATCCATATCGCGTTACCTACTTCTTCTTAGCCTCTTTACGACGTACTTGTTCGTCAGCGTAGCGAACACCTTTACCTTTGTAAGGCTCTGGTGGACGGTAGCCGCGAATCTCAGCTGCTACTTGACCTACAAGCTGCTTATCAGTACCAGTAAGTACGATTTCAGTTTGAGAAGGACAAACAGCTGATACGCCGTCTGGGAGTTCGTGTACTAGTGGGTGAGAGAAACCTAGAGTTAAATCAACGCCGTTACCAGCGATTTTCGCACGGTAACCAACACCAATTAACTGAAGTTTCTTTTCAAAACCTTCTGTAACACCAACAACCATGTTATTGATTAAAGCTCGAGCTGTACCTGCTTGAGCGTTAGTTTTAACGCCTTCAACAGAACTACACTTGATTTCGTTATCTTCAACAACAACGATAACATCAGTGTTAATTACTCGAGTCAAACTACCTTTAGTACCTTTTACGGTGATAGTTTGTTCGTTTAAAGTCACTTCTACGCCTGCAGGGATAGCGACTGGTGCTTTTGCGACACGAGACATTGCTAGCTCCTTATGCTACGTAGCAGATAACTTCCCCGCCCATGCCATTTTGGCGGGCAGTACGATCAGTCATCAAACCTTTAGAAGTGGACACAATAGCGACACCCAGTCCGCCCATAACCTTTGGTAGTTCGTCTTTACCTTTGTAAATACGAAGACCAGGACGGCTAACGCGCTGGATAGTCTCAACGACTGGCTGACCTTGGAAATACTTTAAAGTGATTTCAAGAACAGGCTTGGCTTCATCTGCTACGGCGTAGTCAGTGATATAACCTTCTTCTTTAAGCGTTTTCGCGATAGCGATTTTTAGCTTAGCAGAAGGCATAGTTACTGAAACGTGTTTAGCAGCTTGGCCATTACGAATACGGGTTAACATATCCGCTATAGGATCTTGCATGCTCATATAAGCTTACTCCGTGACAAGTGGTTACCAGCTGGCCTTGCGTAGACCAGGAACTTCACCGCGCATAGTAGCTTCACGTAATTTAATACGGCTTAAGCCGAATTTACGTAAGTAACCATGTGGGCGACCAGTTTGACTACAACGATTGCGCTGACGCGCTGCGCTAGAGTCACGTGGTAGACCTTGCAACTTAAGAACTGCATCCCAACGGTCATCATCAGATGTAGTTGGATTGTTAATGATAGCCTTAAGAGCTAGACGCTTTTCAGCGAACTTAGCCACGAGCTTGGCACGTTTTACTTCACGTGCTTTCATTGAACTTTTTGCCATTACGCTACCCTTATTTCTTGAATGGGAAGTTAAAGGCTTCAAGCAGAGCTCGGCCTTCTTCGTCATTCTTCGCAGAAGTAGTGATTACAATATCCATACCGCGGATCTTATCGATTTTATCGTATTGGATCTCTGGAAAGATGATTTGCTCACGTACACCCATTGCGTAGTTACCACGGCCATCGAACGACTTAGTGCTCATGCCACGGAAATCACGAATACGCGGGATTGCGATATCAACTAAACGCTCTAAGAATTCCCACATACGCTCACCGCGCAGTGTAACCTTACAGCCTATCGGGTAGCCTTCACGGATTTTAAAACCAGCCACTGACTTACGAGCTACAGTCACTACTGGCTTTTGACCTGCGATAGCAGTCATGTCACGAAGCGCATGCTCCATAACTTTCTTATCTGCTACTGCTTCGCCAACACCCATGTTAAGGGTGATTTTCTCAATCCGAGGGACTTGCATGACACTGGTAAAACCAAACTTCTTTTGAAGTTCAGGGCTAACAGTCTCTTGATATTTATCATGCAGTTTCGCCATCGTTTACTCCAATTACTTAACGAGTTCACTGTTAGACTTAAAGAAACGAACTTTCTTACCGTCTTCTAGTCGGAAACCTACGCGATCAGCTTTGCCAGTGGCAGAGTTGAAAATCGCTACGTTTGATGCTTGTATCGGTGCTTCTTGCTCAACAATACCGCCAGCTACGCCCAATTGTGGGTTTGGCTTCTGGTGTTTCTTAACAAGATTAACGCCTTCAACAATTAATTTACCAGTAGGAAGAACCTGAGAAACTTTTGCACGTTTCCCTTTATCTTTACCTGCTAGTACTACTACTTCGTCTTCGCGACGGATTTTAGCTGCCATTTGAAGCTCCTTTACAGTACTTCAGGGGCCAGAGAAACAATTTTCATAAATTGTTCTGTACGCAATTCACGCGTCACTGGGCCAAAGATACGAGTACCAATCGGTGCATTGTTTGCGTTAAGCAAAACTGCTGCGTTCCGATCGAAGCGAATGACAGAACCGTCTGGACGACGAACGCCTTTCTTAGTACGAACTACAACCGCGCTATAAACATCACCTTTCTTCGCTTTACCGCGAGGAATAGCTTCTTTAACAGAAACCTTGATGATATCGCCGATACCGGCATAACGACGGTGAGATCCACCTAAGACCTTAATACACTGAACTCTACGAGCGCCACTGTTGCAGGCAACATCTAGAGTCGATTGCATTTGGATCATTGTAAATGCTCCGCTAACGTTACTTCACATCCCCACATTGGGGCTACTATTTGTCCAACTTTTGACGAATCTTTTGTCAAAATTGGCGCGCAAGTATAACACCCGATTTTAGGAATAGATAGTATTAAAATAAAAACGGCTCCATTGGAAGGAGCCGTTTCGGTAAAAGCTTAATAAAATTAAGCTTTAGTCACTACTTCAACCAGAGTCCAAGACTTAGTCTTAGACAGCGGACGGCATTCGCGAATAGTCACGACATCGCCAGCATTACACTGATTTTGTTCGTCATGTGCATGGATCTTAGTAGTACGCTTAAGGAACTTCCCGTATAAAGGATGCTTAACCTTACGCTCAATAGCTACAGTGATAGACTTGTCCATCTTGTTGCTAAGTACACGACCCTGCAAAGTACGGATAGTATCAGACATTATGCACCCGCCTTAGAAGTAATAATGGTCTTAACGCGCGCAATGTTGCGACGCACGATTTTAAGCTGATGAGTCTGAGTCAACTGACCAGTGGCGTGTTGCATACGCAGATTAAACTGCTCACGCAGCAGACCAAGCAGTTCAGCGTTCAATTCTTCAACGCTCTTTTCTGTTAGTTCGCTCGCTTTCATTACATCACCGTCTTAGTTACAAAGGTAGTCTTAAGAGGTAGTTTGGCAGCAGCAAGAGCGAAAGCTTCACGAGCTAACTCCTCTGATACACCATCCATCTCATAAAGAACCTTACCTGGTTGAATCTGGCAAACCCAGTATTCAACGTTACCCTTACCTTTACCCATACGCACTTCAAGAGGCTTAGAGGTAATTGGCTTGTCAGGGAAAACGCGGATCCAGATTTGACCTTGACGTTTAATGTGACGTGTCATCGCACGACGTGCAGCTTCGATCTGACGCGCAGTCAAACGACCACGACCAACAGCCTTCAGACCGAAATCACCGAAGCTAACTTCAGTGCCGTTCGCAAGACCACGGTTGCGGCCTTTGAACATTTTACGAAACTTCATTCGTTTTGGTTGCAGCATTGCCAGCTCTCCTATTTACCGCGAGGCTTACGCTTCGGCTGCTGTTTCGGCTCTTCGTGTGCAGGTAGCACGCCGTCTAGAACTTCACCTTTGAAGACCCAAACTTTGACGCCAATCACACCGTATTGAGTGTGACTTTCTGCAGTCGAATAGTCGATATCAGCACGCAGTGTATGCAAAGGTACACGACCTTCACGATACCACTCAGAACGCGCAATCTCAGCACCGCCTAGACGGCCGCTAACTTCAACTTTGATACCTTTAGCACCAAGACGCATTGCATTTTGTACTGCGCGCTTCATAGCACGACGGAACATAACACGACGCTCTAGCTGCGAAGCGATGCCTTCGGCAACAAGCTTTGCATCTAGCTCAGGCTTACGGATCTCAGCGATGTTGATTTGAGCTGGAATACCAGTCAGCTTAGCAACTGCGTTGCGTAGCTTTTCAACGTCTTCACCTTTCTTACCAATCACAACACCTGGACGGGCAGTGTGAATAGTAACGCGAACACTCTTTGCTGGACGCTCGATAACAATCTTAGAGACTGAAGCTTGCTTAAGGTTCTTTTCAAGAAACTTACGCACTTCCCAGTCACTAGTTAAGTTATTGGCATAGTCTGACTTGTCAGCGTACCAGGTCGAGATCCAAGGCTTAGTGATACCCAGACGGATACCATTAGGATGTACTTTCTGTCCCATTGCTAACTCCTAGCGATCTGATACAACCACAGTAATGTGGCTGGTACGCTTGATTATGCGATCAGCACGGCCTTTGGCACGTGGCATGATACGCTTCATAGTTGGACCTTCATCGATCATAATGGCTCCAACTCTTAGCTCGTCAATGTCAGCACCTTCGTTGTGCTCAGCATTAGCGATTGCAGAGTCCAGTACTTTTTTAACAAGTACTGCAGCTTTTTTAGGGCTGAAAGTTAGTATTTCGAGAGCCTTAGCAACAGGCAGTCCACGGATTTGATCTGCAACCAAACGACACTTTTGAGGCGACGTACGGGCAAAACGATGTTTAGCTAAAACTTCCATCTTATTCCTCCCGTATTAACGCTTCTTCGCTTTCTTATCTGCAGCATGGCCGCGATAAGTGCGAGTTGGTGAAAATTCACCAAGCTTGTGGCCGATCATTTCGTCAGTTACGAACACAGGTACGTGCTGACGACCATTATGGACA
This window encodes:
- the rplX gene encoding 50S ribosomal protein L24 encodes the protein MAAKIRREDEVVVLAGKDKGKRAKVSQVLPTGKLIVEGVNLVKKHQKPNPQLGVAGGIVEQEAPIQASNVAIFNSATGKADRVGFRLEDGKKVRFFKSNSELVK
- the rpsQ gene encoding 30S ribosomal protein S17, with product MSDTIRTLQGRVLSNKMDKSITVAIERKVKHPLYGKFLKRTTKIHAHDEQNQCNAGDVVTIRECRPLSKTKSWTLVEVVTKA
- the rplF gene encoding 50S ribosomal protein L6, producing MSRVAKAPVAIPAGVEVTLNEQTITVKGTKGSLTRVINTDVIVVVEDNEIKCSSVEGVKTNAQAGTARALINNMVVGVTEGFEKKLQLIGVGYRAKIAGNGVDLTLGFSHPLVHELPDGVSAVCPSQTEIVLTGTDKQLVGQVAAEIRGYRPPEPYKGKGVRYADEQVRRKEAKKK
- the rplR gene encoding 50S ribosomal protein L18; this translates as MDKKTSRLRRALRGRKKIQELGVNRLVVHRTPRHTYAQVISPDSQVLASASTAEKAVTEQLKYTGNVDAAKVVGKTVAERAIEKGVTVVAFDRSGFKYHGRVAALADAAREAGLKF
- the rpsM gene encoding 30S ribosomal protein S13, which translates into the protein MARIAGINIPDHKHTVIALTGIFGIGRTRARAICAATSVAEDAKIKELSEAQIDTLREAVAEYTVEGDLRREVSMNIKRLMDLGCYRGIRHRRSLPLRGQRTKTNARTRKGPRKPIRK
- a CDS encoding DNA-directed RNA polymerase subunit alpha produces the protein MQGSVTEFLRPRLVDIEQVNPTRAKVTLEPLERGFGHTLGNALRRILLSSMPGCAVTEVEIDGVLHEYSSKEGVQEDVLEILLNLKGLAVVVEGKDEAMLTLSKSGAGPVTAADITHDGDVTIMNPDHVICHLTGNNDVSMRIRVERGRGYVPASARAQTEDDERPIGRLLVDSSFSPVARIAYNVEAARVEQRTDLDKLVIDMTTNGTIDPEEAIRRSATILAEQLDAFVELRDVTEPELKEEKPEFDPILLRPVDDLELTVRSANCLKAEAIHYIGDLVQRTEVELLKTPNLGKKSLTEIKDVLASRGLSLGMRLENWPPASLADDL
- the rplV gene encoding 50S ribosomal protein L22 is translated as MEVLAKHRFARTSPQKCRLVADQIRGLPVAKALEILTFSPKKAAVLVKKVLDSAIANAEHNEGADIDELRVGAIMIDEGPTMKRIMPRAKGRADRIIKRTSHITVVVSDR
- the rplO gene encoding 50S ribosomal protein L15 — translated: MRLNTLSPAAGSKSAAKRVGRGIGSGTGKTCGRGHKGQKSRSGGGVRIGFEGGQMPLKIRLPKFGFTSRKAMVSAEVRISELAKVNGDVVDLSTLKDANLVTRNIQFAKIVLSGTIERPVTVKGLKVTKGARAAIEAAGGKIEE
- the rpsE gene encoding 30S ribosomal protein S5, which codes for MAKFEAQQQKDDLQEKLVAVNRVSKVVKGGRIFSFTALTVVGDGNGKVGFGYGKAREVPAAIQKAMEKARRNIVSVELNNGTLHHPVKGRHTGSRVYMQPASDGTGIIAGGAMRAVLEVAGVHNVLSKAYGSTNPINIVRATVDALVHMKSPSQIAAKRGLNVDEIRG
- the rpsD gene encoding 30S ribosomal protein S4 — translated: MARYLGPKLKLSRREGTDLFLKSGVRAIDSKCKLETAPGQHGARKTRLSEYGVQLREKQKVRRTYGVLEKQFRNYYKDAARTKGNTGENLLTLLETRLDNVVYRMGFGATRAEARQLVSHKSIMVNGSVVNIPSFKVSANDVISIREKSKKQARIIAALEVSSQREKPTWVEVDNTKMEGAFKRLPERSDLSAEINEQLIVELYSK
- the rpsH gene encoding 30S ribosomal protein S8 — encoded protein: MSMQDPIADMLTRIRNGQAAKHVSVTMPSAKLKIAIAKTLKEEGYITDYAVADEAKPVLEITLKYFQGQPVVETIQRVSRPGLRIYKGKDELPKVMGGLGVAIVSTSKGLMTDRTARQNGMGGEVICYVA
- the secY gene encoding preprotein translocase subunit SecY: MAKPGLDLKSAKGGFSELKTRLLFVIGAIIVFRAGSFVPIPGIDAAVLAELFNQQKGTILGMFNMFSGGALERASIFALGIMPYISASIIMQLLTVVHPALAELKKEGESGRKKISQYTRYGTLVLGTFQAVGIATGLPNLVPGLVVNLGFGFYFVAVVSLVTGTMFLMWLGEQITERGIGNGISILIFAGIVAGLPSAIGQTAEQARQGDLNVLVLLLIAVIVFAVTYFVVFVERGQRRIVVNYAKRQQGRKVFAAQSTHLPLKINMAGVIPPIFASSIILFPGTLAQWFGQNESLSWLSDFSLAVSPGQPLYSLLYASAIIFFCFFYTALVFNPRETADNLKKSGAFIPGIRPGEQTSRYIDKVMTRLTLAGALYITFICLIPEFMLITWKVQFYFGGTSLLIMVVVIMDFMAQVQTHMMSHQYESVMKKANLVNKANLDRFGR
- the rpmC gene encoding 50S ribosomal protein L29, with the protein product MKASELTEKSVEELNAELLGLLREQFNLRMQHATGQLTQTHQLKIVRRNIARVKTIITSKAGA
- the rpsN gene encoding 30S ribosomal protein S14 — translated: MAKSSMKAREVKRAKLVAKFAEKRLALKAIINNPTTSDDDRWDAVLKLQGLPRDSSAARQRNRCSQTGRPHGYLRKFGLSRIKLREATMRGEVPGLRKASW
- the rpmD gene encoding 50S ribosomal protein L30, with amino-acid sequence MATKTIKVTQTKSSIGRLPKHRASLLGLGLRRINHTVEVEDTPSVRGMINKVYYMVKVED
- the rpsC gene encoding 30S ribosomal protein S3, with translation MGQKVHPNGIRLGITKPWISTWYADKSDYANNLTSDWEVRKFLEKNLKQASVSKIVIERPAKSVRVTIHTARPGVVIGKKGEDVEKLRNAVAKLTGIPAQINIAEIRKPELDAKLVAEGIASQLERRVMFRRAMKRAVQNAMRLGAKGIKVEVSGRLGGAEIARSEWYREGRVPLHTLRADIDYSTAESHTQYGVIGVKVWVFKGEVLDGVLPAHEEPKQQPKRKPRGK
- the rplP gene encoding 50S ribosomal protein L16; this translates as MLQPKRMKFRKMFKGRNRGLANGTEVSFGDFGLKAVGRGRLTARQIEAARRAMTRHIKRQGQIWIRVFPDKPITSKPLEVRMGKGKGNVEYWVCQIQPGKVLYEMDGVSEELAREAFALAAAKLPLKTTFVTKTVM
- the rpmJ gene encoding 50S ribosomal protein L36, whose protein sequence is MKVRASVKKICRNCKIIKRSGVVRVICVEPKHKQRQG
- the rpsK gene encoding 30S ribosomal protein S11, which translates into the protein MAKSPSRSPRKRVRKQVADGMAHIHASFNNTIITITDRQGNALSWATSGGSGFRGSRKSTPFAAQVAAERAGVAAQDYGVKNLEVFVKGPGPGRESAIRALNSVGYKITNITDVTPIPHNGCRPPKKRRV
- the rplE gene encoding 50S ribosomal protein L5, whose product is MAKLHDKYQETVSPELQKKFGFTSVMQVPRIEKITLNMGVGEAVADKKVMEHALRDMTAIAGQKPVVTVARKSVAGFKIREGYPIGCKVTLRGERMWEFLERLVDIAIPRIRDFRGMSTKSFDGRGNYAMGVREQIIFPEIQYDKIDKIRGMDIVITTSAKNDEEGRALLEAFNFPFKK
- the rplN gene encoding 50S ribosomal protein L14 — protein: MIQMQSTLDVACNSGARRVQCIKVLGGSHRRYAGIGDIIKVSVKEAIPRGKAKKGDVYSAVVVRTKKGVRRPDGSVIRFDRNAAVLLNANNAPIGTRIFGPVTRELRTEQFMKIVSLAPEVL